A genomic region of Fluviispira vulneris contains the following coding sequences:
- a CDS encoding universal stress protein — translation MYKNILMAIDFSEVTEAVSQKTLLLREITKANVHLCYVLGDESIVAPASYFYYQSFDFNENVLEPLKKKFAELAHNLSIHEKNTHFLRGNAKEEILNLAKKLNIDAIIVGGHDHSRLGMLGSVAAVLSNKADCDVLIVKK, via the coding sequence ATGTATAAAAATATATTAATGGCTATCGATTTCTCAGAAGTAACAGAGGCTGTATCTCAAAAGACCCTTTTGTTACGCGAAATAACAAAAGCAAATGTGCATTTATGCTATGTTTTGGGAGATGAGAGTATAGTGGCTCCAGCGTCTTATTTTTATTATCAGTCCTTTGACTTCAACGAAAATGTCCTCGAACCACTGAAGAAAAAATTTGCAGAATTGGCTCATAATTTATCTATTCATGAGAAGAATACTCACTTTTTAAGAGGCAATGCAAAAGAAGAAATACTCAATCTTGCTAAAAAATTAAATATTGATGCTATTATAGTTGGTGGACATGATCATTCTCGCTTAGGTATGTTAGGTTCTGTTGCAGCCGTTCTTTCAAATAAGGCTGATTGTGATGTGTTAATAGTTAAAAAGTAA
- a CDS encoding universal stress protein, whose amino-acid sequence MSMYKKILLCTDFSDESLKFLGKSFEIANSFQAETHLCHVVLPVASVPIHGYYYPMDIDLEKKIMEKAEEKMQEVAGQYKLEANQQHVFFGNPKPGIVAFAKENAFDLVIVAGHHHSFIGMLGSTANYIANKIHCDVLIVNN is encoded by the coding sequence ATGTCAATGTATAAAAAAATTCTGTTGTGCACTGATTTTTCTGATGAGAGTTTAAAATTTTTAGGGAAATCTTTCGAAATTGCAAATTCATTTCAAGCTGAAACACATTTATGTCACGTTGTGCTTCCTGTCGCATCTGTGCCAATTCATGGATATTATTATCCTATGGATATAGATCTTGAAAAAAAAATAATGGAAAAAGCTGAAGAAAAAATGCAAGAAGTTGCTGGACAGTATAAATTAGAAGCCAATCAGCAGCATGTATTTTTTGGCAATCCAAAACCTGGAATAGTTGCTTTTGCTAAAGAAAATGCATTTGATCTTGTTATTGTTGCTGGTCACCATCATTCCTTTATTGGTATGTTGGGGTCCACTGCGAATTATATAGCCAATAAAATCCATTGCGACGTTCTTATTGTGAATAATTAG
- a CDS encoding GNAT family N-acetyltransferase, with product MTLNKAPHFSTKRLQLRYITEQDAEDIFYYAKNSNVARYSNYEPHKRIQDSYNFIRKCQALNIKDSLNPLAIVIQEKGKEKMIGTVGLFKGSLCGHNTLELGYALGEDWWGKGYVVEASQILINHAFKQTYTRRIQAVCVRENIGSFRVMEKLGMQREGILRKHVFKNDYYYDVYMYSLLKDEWDIFK from the coding sequence ATGACTTTGAACAAGGCCCCCCACTTTTCGACGAAAAGACTTCAGCTCCGTTATATTACTGAACAAGACGCGGAAGACATCTTTTATTATGCGAAAAACAGTAACGTAGCGCGCTATTCTAACTATGAGCCCCACAAAAGAATCCAAGACAGTTATAATTTCATAAGAAAATGCCAAGCTCTTAATATCAAAGACTCCTTAAATCCTCTTGCGATCGTTATTCAAGAGAAGGGGAAGGAGAAAATGATAGGGACTGTAGGACTATTCAAAGGGTCTTTGTGTGGACATAATACTTTAGAACTTGGCTATGCTCTCGGCGAAGATTGGTGGGGAAAGGGCTACGTTGTGGAAGCGTCACAAATCTTAATCAACCATGCTTTTAAGCAAACTTATACCCGTAGAATTCAAGCTGTTTGTGTGAGAGAAAATATTGGCAGTTTTCGGGTTATGGAAAAACTCGGGATGCAAAGAGAGGGGATATTAAGAAAGCACGTTTTCAAAAACGATTATTACTATGACGTATATATGTACTCATTGCTTAAGGATGAGTGGGACATTTTTAAATAA
- a CDS encoding class I SAM-dependent methyltransferase, translating into MEQLKIEKMRKFYDLFPYPNRPFFLSPKVEAHLTSHGGFAQLISLGRISFAQRLWQMSQSFKKRSKTVNKQEIFMFKGEIEAVFPSSNKILLVGCGTDEPLLFRKLHKKNEILAVDLSRKALRNAKKKISYQRFKNLFTHQESLKKVNFLLGNAEMILKEKALGGFDFIQCFGVLHHQPNPYLLLKAIEERLNPGGALRLMVYSYHGRKLERRIQARYKEMWSSFFEKRFKIKILLNYLQLRVWQFLNYLGFLPATTERFRYLGIGSVSVADALMHPSDQGISLNYFHECALQLGLEMIYCEGKIENMGYQVGFENPIEVWNKLIEADKKQELLTNPIMIYRKGIKIESK; encoded by the coding sequence ATGGAGCAGCTAAAGATTGAAAAAATGCGTAAGTTTTATGATCTTTTTCCGTACCCAAATCGCCCCTTTTTTCTTTCGCCAAAGGTAGAAGCCCACCTTACGTCCCATGGAGGATTTGCCCAATTAATCAGTTTGGGAAGAATTTCATTTGCACAGAGACTTTGGCAAATGAGTCAGAGCTTTAAAAAAAGAAGTAAAACTGTTAACAAGCAAGAAATCTTTATGTTTAAAGGAGAAATAGAGGCGGTTTTCCCAAGTTCTAATAAAATTCTCCTTGTGGGTTGTGGAACAGACGAGCCGCTTTTATTCAGGAAACTGCATAAGAAAAACGAGATACTCGCTGTTGATTTGAGCCGAAAAGCCTTGCGAAATGCAAAAAAAAAGATATCGTATCAGCGTTTTAAAAACCTGTTTACACATCAGGAAAGTCTAAAAAAAGTTAATTTTTTGTTAGGTAACGCAGAAATGATTTTGAAAGAGAAAGCTTTGGGGGGCTTCGATTTTATCCAATGTTTTGGTGTTTTGCATCATCAACCCAATCCCTATCTTCTATTAAAAGCAATTGAAGAGCGTTTAAACCCAGGAGGAGCTTTAAGATTGATGGTTTATAGCTACCATGGGAGAAAGCTTGAACGGAGAATTCAAGCACGTTACAAAGAAATGTGGAGTTCTTTTTTTGAGAAGAGATTCAAAATAAAAATTTTACTAAACTATTTACAGTTGCGAGTGTGGCAATTTTTAAATTACTTAGGATTTTTACCTGCTACAACGGAACGTTTTAGGTATTTAGGAATTGGCTCTGTGTCTGTGGCTGATGCGCTTATGCATCCCTCTGATCAAGGGATATCCTTAAATTATTTTCACGAGTGTGCTCTTCAATTAGGATTAGAAATGATATATTGTGAAGGTAAAATAGAAAACATGGGTTACCAAGTTGGTTTTGAAAATCCAATTGAAGTTTGGAATAAGCTTATTGAAGCAGATAAAAAGCAAGAGTTATTAACAAATCCGATAATGATTTATCGCAAGGGAATTAAAATTGAGTCTAAATAA